The following coding sequences are from one Diadema setosum chromosome 9, eeDiaSeto1, whole genome shotgun sequence window:
- the LOC140233016 gene encoding VPS9 domain-containing protein 1-like: protein MDSRQPSNDSGQAQLQTAMKAVGQAIELDSDGNAQGAYLQYLSCMQYISQCLLQDARNKAAQPGPVSLKTKTALRMAKLAHQCSERVSAIMANMEEGSTSTTSLIVPAPHFSSNLSPSPPPPFRPPSSQPPPSHTQPTQLRGSSPHMMLSLSASTGRISPSMFPSVPSTLSQSVPTHVAVVRPTVQHPGQQSGTAPSFQPAVQRDDTLGPLEKAYRENRRLMAAYRSRLSRMQTGKNKAIVNLTFQRRLMENMAIARAREASLAKKIKERQQRLHEQAAQRFSSSGQPTKEEMELRVMYANIMEYESIKTWLQDWRQRLQESPRDLKLIHDLVTEILSSDGHPLTQLLKRYQIIIYHKIMPLIQKDLMSIEEIVVPYKDIVPLKLQEPRAVPEDGFTTPDELDQSMDEMLSKRLHALRENSTSSMESEASDSRPSSQADSLLFSPTDMSTDALDELLAVEEESFIPVGDEQNDGILRKPGETEPHGERTTENGKHECNGDSESSTPGKGLQNGVSAADSDDVLRDRTERNDVALGNGSDDAADEGDDSNSVVDTMRKIVSEVREDIVKAVEDGDKLCQDLEEGKVSLGVSDDSGDVINDQSTSAVKVTEKTDTNGDECVDSEVKDRTKKTEIIDDSAKRNGSDGHLSDKCLNSGSIEESCRPGNQEGVRQDEKESSKTAPNQESVTTNGDHRQSVRNGKDVDAGEVERDGNDEESEPKREDGDEQIAEMKAEAVKRHLENISKDVLMFTERLLSILVAVYEQLNSTTAKEQCIAVIEVFFFRDIWQPLLMLFRRFNYSKEKSAAIAMTKYQHAMPQHIGVHEKFCLLPEGAVQDGSQASQGYPYQPAVEELCKLQGYTCPLEKLECIVRVSKVIIECVGDFFESQGKPRQSPETSVGCDDLLPILSYVIIKSAMPQFVSECNAMEEFIHEGYLFGEEGYCLTTCQTALSYVLKLGSTEDQPS, encoded by the exons ATGGATTCAAGACAACCAAGTAACGATAGCGGGCAAGCACAGCTGCAGACGGCCATGAAAGCTGTCGGACAAGCTATCGAGCTCGACAGCGACGGCAATGCACAG GGTGCCTACCTGCAATACCTGAGCTGCATGCAGTACATCTCACAGTGTCTGCTCCAGGATGCAAGGAATAAAG CTGCCCAGCCAGGGCCTGTCAGCCTGAAGACAAAAACAGCCTTAAGAATGGCCAAGCTAGCTCACCAGTGCAGTGAACGTGTGTCAGCAATAATGGCAAACATGG AAGAGGGCTCTACTTCCACCACAAGCCTCATTGTGCCTGCGCCTCACTTCTCGTCAAACCTGAGCCcgtctccccctcctcctttcCGACCCCCTTCATCCCAGCCCCCTCCATCTCACACTCAGCCCACCCAGCTCAGGGGCAGCAGCCCTCACATGATGCTGTCCTTGTCAGCATCCACTGGACGCATCAGCCCCTCCATGTTTCCATCAGTCCCTTCCACCTTGAGTCAGTCGGTGCCCACCCATGTGGCAGTGGTACGGCCCACCGTCCAGCATCCAGGCCAACAGAGCGGGACTGCTCCATCTTTCCAGCCTGCTGTGCAGAG GGATGATACCCTCGGTCCCCTGGAGAAGGCTTACCGTGAGAACCGGAGATTGATGGCTGCCTACCGAAGCAGACTGAGTCGGATGCAGACTGGCAAGAACAAAGCCATTGTG AACCTAACATTCCAGCGTCGTTTGATGGAGAATATGGCCATTGCTAGAGCGAGAGAGGCCAGT CTTGCCAAGAAGATTAAGGAGAGGCAGCAGAGATTACATGAGCAGGCTGCCCAGCGGTTCTCATCCAGCGGTCAGCCAACCAAGGAGGAGATGGAGCTCAGAGTGATGTATGCAAACATCATGGAGTATGAGAGCATCAAG ACATGGCTCCAAGATTGGCGTCAACGTCTGCAGGAATCACCGCGTGACCTGAAGCTCATCCATGACCTGGTCACCGAGATCTTGTCGTCCGACGGCCACCCGCTGACCCAGCTCCTGAAGCGCTACCAGATCATTATCTACCACAAGATCATGCCTCTCATCCAGAAGGACCTGATGTCCATTGAAGAGATTGTGGTGCCCTACAAGGACATTGTCCCCCTCAAGCTCCAGG AGCCCAGAGCTGTTCCTGAGGATGGATTCACCACGCCTGATGAGCTGGACCAGAGTATGGATGAGATGCTGTCCAAGAGGTTGCATGCTCTGAGGGAGAACAGCACATCCAGCATGGAGAGTGAGGCGTCGGACTCCCGCCCATCCAGCCAGGCGGACAGCCTGCTCTTCTCTCCCACGGACATGAGCACTGATGCCTTGGATGAACTCCTCGCTGTGGAGGAGGAGAGTTTTATTCCTGTTGGAGATGAACAAAATGATGGAATCCTTAGGAAACCGGGAGAAACGGAGCCTCATGGTGAAAGGACTACAGAGAATGGCAAACATGAGTGTAATGGTGACTCAGAGAGTAGCACACCTGGCAAGGGATTGCAAAATGGAGTGTCCGCAGCAGACTCGGATGATGTTTTAAGAGACAGGACTGAAAGAAATGATGTTGCCCTTGGCAATGGTAGTGATGATGCAGCAGACGAAGGGGATGACAGTAACTCAGTGGTAGATACCATGAGAAAGATTGTGAGTGAAGTCAGAGAAGATATTGTGAAAGCTGTGGAAGATGGAGACAAATTGTGCCAAGATCTTGAAGAAGGAAAGGTCTCTTTAGGTGTAAGTGATGACAGTGGCGACGTTATAAATGATCAATCAACCTCAGCTGTCAAAGTCACAGAGAAAACTGACACCAATGGTGATGAGTGCGTAGACAGTGAAGTCAAAGATAGGACtaagaaaacagaaatcattGACGACAGCGCTAAAAGGAATGGGAGTGATGGTCATTTGTCAGATAAATGTTTAAACAGTGGGAGCATAGAGGAGTCCTGCAGACCTGGCAATCAGGAGGGTGTCAGGCAAGATGAAAAGGAGAGTAGCAAAACTGCCCCAAACCAGGAATCTGTAACCACCAATGGTGACCACAGACAGAGTGTGAGGAATGGCAAAGATGTTGATGCTGGAGAGGTGGAGAGGGATGGAAATGATGAGGAATCAGAGCCAAAAAGAGAGGATGGGGATGAGCAGATTGCGGAGATGAAGGCTGAGGCTGTGAAGAGACACCTGGAAAACATCTCAAAGGATGTACTCATGTTCACCG AGAGACTGCTGTCAATCCTTGTGGCTGTTTATGAACAGCTGAACAGCACCACAGCCAAGGAGCAGTGCATAGCAGTCATTGAGGTGTTCTTCTTCAGGGATATATGGCAGCCTCTCCTCATGCTATTCAG ACGATTCAACTACAGCAAGGAGAAGTCAGCAGCCATCGCCATGACCAAGTACCAGCACGCCATGCCACAGCACATCGGAGTCCATGAGAAGTTCTGCCTGCTGCCGGAGGGCGCTGTTCAGGATGGCAGCCAGGCCTCTCAAGGTTACCCTTACCAGCCAGCAGTGGAGGAACTGTGCAAACTTCAAGGCTACACCTGCCCCCTTGAGAAACTAGAGTGTATTG TGCGGGTGTCAAAGGTCATCATAGAGTGTGTTGGGGACTTCTTTGAGAGTCAAGGCAAGCCAAGGCAGAGCCCGGAAACTTCAGT TGGCTGTGATGATCTTCTCCCAATCCTGAGTTACGTCATCATCAAGTCAGCCATGCCTCAGTTTGTCTCAGAGTGCAATGCCATGGAGGAATTCATTCACGAGGG CTATTTATTTGGAGAGGAAGGATACTGCCTGACGACTTGCCAAACAGCTCTCAGCTATGTCCTGAAGCTAGGGAGCACGGAGGATCAGCCCAGCTGA